Proteins co-encoded in one Camelus bactrianus isolate YW-2024 breed Bactrian camel chromosome 6, ASM4877302v1, whole genome shotgun sequence genomic window:
- the RTRAF gene encoding RNA transcription, translation and transport factor protein: MFRRKLTALDYHNPAGFNCKDETEFRNFIVWLEDQKIRHYKIEDRGNLRNIHSSDWPKFFEKYLRDVNCPFKIQDRQEAIDWLLGLAVRLEYGDNAEKYKDLAPDNTKNADNAAKNAEPLINLDVNNPDFKAGVMALANLLQIQRHDDYLVMLKAIRILVQERLTQDAVAKANQTKEGLPVALDKHILGFDTGDAVLNEAAQILRLLHIEELRELQTKINEAIVAVQAIIADPKTDHRLGKVGR; the protein is encoded by the exons ATGTTCCGACGCAAGCTGACGGCCCTCGACTACCACAACCCTGCCGGCTTCAACTGCAAAG ATGAAACAGAATTTAGAAACTTTATTGTTTGGCTTGAAGACCAGAAAATCAGGCACTACAAGATTGAAGACAGAGGTAATTTACGAAACATTCACAGCAGTGACTGGCCCAAGTTCTTTGAAAAG TATCTCAGAGATGTTAACTGTCCTTTCAAGATTCAAGATCGACAAGAAGCAATTGACTGGCTTCTTGGTTTAGCTGTTAGACTTGAATATGGAGATAACG CTGAAAAATATAAGGACTTGGCACCTGATAATACAAAAAATGCTGACAATGCAGCTAAAAATGCAGAGCCATTAATCAATTTGGATG tAAATAATCCTGACTTTAAGGCTGGTGTAATGGCTTTGGCTAACCTTCTTCAGATTCAGCGTCATGACGATTACCTGGTAATGCTTAAG GCAATTCGCATTTTGGTCCAGGAGCGCCTGACACAGGATGCAGTTGCTAAAGCAAATCAAACAAAAgag gGTTTGCCTGTTGCTTTAGACAAACATATTCTTGGTTTTGACACAGGAG ATGCAGTTCTTAACGAAGCTGCTCAGATTCTGCGGTTGCTGCATATAGAAGAGCTCAGAGAGCTACAGACAAAAATTAACGAGGCCATAGTAGCCGTTCAGGCGATTATTGCTGATCCAAAGACAGACCACAGACTGGGGAAGGTTGGAAGATGA